The following proteins come from a genomic window of Aquimarina sp. MAR_2010_214:
- a CDS encoding YafY family protein encodes MALNKNALIRYKTIDKCLQNNNHQWTLDKLIEACSDALYEYEGKDTHVSKRTVQLDIQMMRSDKLGYNAPIVVYDRKYYKYESPDFSITDIPLTENDMSVLSETVEMLKQFKDFSLFTELGGIIQRLEDKVYTEKTKNKSIIHMDRNENLKGLHFLDELYQAILKKVVLKLDYKSFKAKSANIITFHPYILKEFNNRWFLIGKRTGARGISNLALDRIISIDYDFKLSYFEADFDPDQFYKNVIGVTVNQGERPTPVNIYINAYNAPYVITKPLHHSQILQQQNDDGSIIISIKVKINFELERLLLGFGESIEILQPERLRKRIVKRLNEANELYL; translated from the coding sequence ATGGCATTAAACAAAAACGCATTAATTCGTTATAAAACTATTGATAAATGCTTACAGAATAATAATCACCAATGGACATTGGACAAATTAATCGAAGCTTGTTCTGATGCATTATATGAGTACGAAGGAAAAGATACTCATGTAAGTAAAAGAACTGTGCAACTAGATATACAAATGATGCGCAGTGATAAATTAGGTTACAATGCTCCTATAGTCGTTTATGATCGTAAATATTATAAATATGAAAGTCCTGATTTTTCGATTACTGATATCCCACTTACCGAAAATGATATGAGTGTGCTGAGCGAAACTGTAGAAATGTTAAAACAGTTTAAAGATTTTTCACTTTTCACAGAGTTAGGAGGTATCATACAACGTTTGGAAGATAAAGTCTATACAGAAAAAACCAAAAATAAGTCTATTATTCACATGGATAGGAATGAAAATCTTAAAGGTCTTCATTTCCTAGATGAACTCTATCAGGCAATTTTAAAGAAGGTGGTACTTAAACTTGATTATAAGTCATTCAAGGCTAAATCTGCTAACATCATTACATTTCATCCATACATATTAAAAGAATTTAATAATCGATGGTTTTTGATTGGAAAAAGGACTGGAGCAAGAGGAATTTCAAATCTGGCTTTAGATCGAATTATTAGCATTGATTATGATTTTAAGCTTTCATATTTTGAAGCTGATTTTGATCCCGATCAATTTTATAAAAATGTGATAGGTGTAACTGTTAATCAGGGAGAGCGCCCTACTCCAGTCAATATTTATATAAATGCATACAATGCGCCATATGTTATAACAAAACCATTACATCATTCCCAAATACTCCAACAGCAAAATGATGATGGTAGTATTATAATAAGTATCAAAGTGAAAATTAATTTTGAACTGGAACGGTTATTATTAGGCTTTGGGGAGAGTATTGAGATATTACAACCAGAGCGACTTCGTAAACGAATTGTTAAAAGGCTTAACGAGGCAAATGAATTATATCTGTAA
- a CDS encoding nucleotidyltransferase domain-containing protein yields MRTKLKNIEEKYNVNINYACESGSRAWGFASPDSDYDVRFLYTKPLEWYLSVSERKDTIDIMDGDFDAVGWELRKSLRLLKKSNVPALEHLFSPILYMGEDLLVSELRSIALECFSPIACMFHYLSMSKKYEEKLVGDTVKLKSLFYALRTSMAGKWILEQKTMPPVVFSEMLPIISDELANEIRTLMHIKSENDEGYLHPRNEKVIRFVSETIAVNNKYAKSLPSGKPDAERVDSFLYKELTR; encoded by the coding sequence ATGAGAACAAAACTTAAAAATATAGAAGAAAAGTATAATGTTAACATAAATTATGCTTGTGAATCAGGAAGCAGAGCGTGGGGCTTTGCTTCTCCAGACAGTGATTATGATGTACGTTTTTTATATACCAAACCCTTAGAATGGTATCTTTCCGTATCTGAGAGAAAAGATACTATAGATATCATGGATGGAGATTTTGATGCCGTAGGTTGGGAACTCCGTAAAAGCCTACGGTTACTTAAAAAGTCGAATGTTCCTGCTTTAGAGCATTTATTCTCTCCAATACTATATATGGGAGAAGATTTATTGGTTTCAGAACTAAGAAGTATCGCTTTAGAATGCTTTTCTCCTATCGCTTGTATGTTCCATTATTTAAGTATGAGCAAAAAATATGAAGAAAAATTAGTAGGTGACACAGTGAAATTGAAGAGCTTGTTTTATGCATTAAGAACTTCAATGGCTGGCAAATGGATACTAGAACAAAAAACAATGCCTCCAGTAGTTTTTAGTGAAATGCTACCTATAATATCTGATGAACTGGCCAACGAAATAAGAACATTGATGCATATAAAATCAGAAAATGATGAAGGTTATCTACACCCAAGGAATGAAAAAGTAATACGTTTTGTTTCGGAAACAATAGCTGTTAATAATAAGTATGCGAAATCACTGCCATCTGGCAAACCAGATGCAGAAAGGGTAGATAGCTTTTTATATAAAGAATTAACAAGATGA
- a CDS encoding CPXCG motif-containing cysteine-rich protein — MFEHHFQCPYCWEEISMLLDPSVPYQVYVEDCEVCCNPMELHPRFEDQELVSFEALNLEQ; from the coding sequence ATGTTCGAACACCATTTTCAATGCCCCTATTGCTGGGAGGAAATATCGATGCTTCTGGATCCTTCTGTACCATATCAGGTATATGTTGAAGACTGTGAAGTGTGTTGTAACCCTATGGAGTTGCATCCACGATTTGAGGATCAGGAATTAGTATCTTTTGAAGCATTGAATCTCGAACAATAA
- a CDS encoding RNA polymerase sigma factor, whose amino-acid sequence MNNEDYKIVEGIVKGDTTIIKFFYKKNYQYIRKLILQNKGNEDDVEDIFQDALVLVYQKLSSGNLELRCSLNSYFYGVCKNMWRNRLRKKSRLKFSENINNDCNEMIDVVLKNIEYKEREDLYRKYFLKLNDVDQMILRLYIERKTMKEIAKLTGYTESYVRKKKFESKKKLLEMIEKDPIYKELKYNYEN is encoded by the coding sequence GTGAACAATGAGGATTACAAAATCGTTGAAGGAATTGTGAAGGGAGATACAACCATTATCAAGTTCTTTTATAAAAAAAATTATCAGTACATAAGAAAACTTATTCTTCAAAACAAAGGAAATGAAGATGATGTGGAAGATATATTTCAAGATGCATTAGTACTTGTTTATCAAAAACTTTCAAGTGGTAATTTAGAGTTAAGGTGTTCTTTGAATTCATATTTCTATGGGGTTTGTAAAAATATGTGGAGGAATAGATTACGTAAAAAAAGTAGATTGAAGTTTAGTGAAAACATAAATAATGATTGTAATGAAATGATTGATGTAGTCCTAAAGAATATTGAGTATAAAGAACGAGAAGATTTATATCGAAAATATTTCTTGAAACTTAATGATGTAGATCAAATGATATTAAGGCTTTATATAGAGAGAAAAACTATGAAAGAAATAGCAAAATTAACTGGATATACTGAAAGTTATGTTAGAAAAAAGAAGTTTGAGTCAAAAAAGAAACTACTGGAAATGATTGAAAAAGATCCTATTTACAAAGAACTAAAGTATAATTATGAAAACTAG
- a CDS encoding DNA polymerase beta superfamily protein: protein MKTVEELKASGNIIFECISGSRAYGLATASSDTDIRGVFIVPKEQFYSLEYVEQINNDTNDIVYYELRKFIELLSKNNPNILELLNVPEDCVLIKDPIFDQIKMECFLSKLCKNTFANYAYTQIKKARGLNKKIVNPVEKERKSVLDFCYVRTEKQSIILREFLEIKELEAEYCGLVKIPHMKDCYNLFYGSAKGYQGVARNNANEVCLSSVAKAEQPIAMLYFNVDGYSSYCKKYKEYWIWVEKRNEERYNNNVAHGKNYDTKNMMHTFRLLHMAKEIAEEGTVNVRRPDRDCLLGIKNGDFEYDELVNKAEELKESLEISYEKSDLIERPYLSRVNELLAKVRNEFYNSK, encoded by the coding sequence ATGAAAACTGTAGAAGAACTTAAGGCTTCGGGAAATATAATTTTTGAATGTATTAGCGGTAGTAGAGCATATGGACTTGCTACCGCTTCATCAGATACGGATATACGAGGTGTTTTTATAGTGCCAAAAGAACAATTCTATTCTTTAGAGTATGTAGAACAAATCAATAATGATACAAATGATATTGTTTATTATGAATTAAGAAAGTTCATTGAGTTATTATCAAAAAACAATCCTAATATCCTCGAATTGTTGAACGTGCCAGAAGACTGTGTACTAATCAAAGATCCAATTTTTGATCAGATAAAAATGGAGTGTTTTTTATCGAAACTATGTAAAAATACCTTTGCGAATTATGCATATACTCAGATCAAAAAAGCAAGAGGACTTAATAAAAAGATTGTAAACCCTGTAGAGAAAGAAAGAAAATCTGTTTTAGATTTTTGTTATGTTAGAACAGAAAAACAATCTATTATACTTAGAGAGTTTCTAGAAATTAAAGAGCTTGAAGCTGAATATTGTGGATTAGTCAAAATTCCACATATGAAAGATTGTTATAATCTCTTTTATGGATCAGCAAAAGGATACCAAGGGGTAGCAAGAAATAATGCTAATGAAGTTTGTTTAAGTTCTGTTGCTAAAGCAGAACAACCAATTGCAATGTTATATTTTAATGTTGATGGATACTCTTCCTATTGCAAAAAATATAAAGAATACTGGATTTGGGTAGAAAAAAGAAATGAAGAACGCTATAATAACAATGTTGCACATGGAAAAAATTACGATACCAAAAATATGATGCATACATTTCGATTACTACATATGGCAAAAGAAATTGCAGAAGAAGGTACAGTAAATGTAAGAAGACCAGATCGGGATTGTTTATTAGGAATAAAAAATGGAGATTTTGAGTATGATGAATTGGTCAATAAAGCAGAGGAATTAAAGGAAAGTTTAGAAATTTCTTATGAAAAGTCTGATTTAATAGAACGACCATACTTAAGTCGTGTAAATGAGTTATTAGCTAAAGTTAGGAATGAATTTTATAATTCAAAATAA
- a CDS encoding efflux RND transporter permease subunit: protein MRKIIAFFIKYHVAVNVIVLAFFAFGIVGALSLKSSFFPLIDSKNITINIIYPGASPLEVEEGIVLKIEDNLKGLDGIERVTSTSRENNGTINVEIEKGKNIDFMLLEVKNAVDRVPSFPTGMEPLVVAKREAIRPTINFSISGDNIPLVTLKEIARQVENDLRGIEGISQISVSGYPAEEIEIAINEKNLLAYNLSFSEVAQAVSRANILTTGGTIKTDAEEYLIRANNRSYYGNELSNLIVRADASGSVIRLKDIAEIRDRFSETANATYFNGDLAVNVEITSTNTEDLISSAEKAKEYIAEFNQKYNNVQLNVISDRSITLVQRTELLTENAIIGMLLVLAFLSLFLNTRLAFWVAFGLPVAFLGMFIFAGSFDVTINVLSLFGMIIVIGILVDDGIVIAENIYQHYEKGKTPVQAAIDGTMEVIPPIISAIITTILAFGIFLFLDGRIGEFFGEVSVVVILTLTVSLIEALIILPAHLAHSKALKPQDSKPKTGIGQLFAKLRYINTFGDAIMRWLRDKIYSPALRFSLQNKLFTFSLFIVLLFLTIGTVGGGIVRTSFFPQIASDRVSINLAMPNGTNEKITDSIISLIAEKAWETNEELTEQYLKGPEYTGKKLFKNVITNIGPGSSSASLVVNLLPGEERPDAVGSAMVTDLISEKMGEVAGVESLVYGSGGNFGGRPVSVSLLGNNIAELKAAKAELKGALVNNSLLKDVTDNDPAGIKEIRIELKENAYLLGLNLRDIMTQVRAGFFGVQAQRFQRGQDEIRVWVRYDRDNRSSISNLDDMRITTISGERVPLNEIATYSIERGDVAVNHLEGRREIQISADLKDAETTSATDILQEIRTVTMPEIISKYPTVTPSYEGQNREAGKLLGSLRPVGLTVLALIYITIAFTFRSYSQPLLLLLLIPLSLPAVALGHWAHNFPINILSMLGIIALIGIMVNDGLVLIGKFNSNLREGLSFDESIYQAGRSRFRAIFLTSLTTIAGLAPLLLEKSRQAQFLKPMAISIAYGIGFATVLTLLLLPLFLSFSNNVKVGTKWLVTGNKITKEEVERAIKEQKEENEEHHQ, encoded by the coding sequence ATTGTAGGAGCACTATCCTTAAAATCTTCATTTTTTCCACTAATTGATTCCAAAAATATCACTATAAATATTATATATCCAGGAGCTTCTCCATTAGAAGTAGAAGAAGGGATTGTGCTTAAGATAGAGGATAACCTAAAAGGGTTGGATGGGATAGAACGGGTAACCTCAACTTCGAGAGAAAATAATGGAACTATAAATGTTGAAATCGAAAAAGGAAAGAACATCGATTTCATGCTGTTAGAAGTAAAAAATGCAGTAGATCGAGTACCTTCATTTCCAACGGGTATGGAGCCCTTGGTAGTTGCAAAACGAGAAGCAATTCGACCGACGATCAATTTTTCTATAAGCGGAGATAATATACCATTGGTTACTCTTAAAGAGATTGCAAGACAGGTAGAAAATGATCTTCGCGGGATAGAAGGGATTTCTCAGATTTCTGTGAGTGGTTATCCTGCAGAAGAAATTGAAATCGCCATAAATGAAAAAAATCTATTAGCATATAACCTTAGTTTTAGTGAAGTAGCGCAAGCAGTAAGTAGAGCCAATATTCTAACTACCGGAGGGACCATAAAAACAGATGCAGAAGAATATCTAATCAGAGCAAATAATCGTTCGTATTATGGTAATGAGCTTTCTAACCTGATCGTACGTGCAGATGCTTCAGGAAGTGTGATACGCCTTAAAGATATAGCAGAGATACGTGATCGTTTTTCAGAAACCGCTAATGCTACCTATTTTAATGGAGATTTGGCGGTTAATGTCGAAATCACAAGCACCAATACAGAAGACCTTATTTCTTCAGCAGAAAAAGCAAAAGAGTACATAGCAGAATTTAATCAGAAGTATAACAACGTACAACTTAATGTGATTAGTGACCGATCTATTACACTGGTACAACGTACAGAACTTCTAACAGAAAATGCTATTATCGGAATGTTGCTGGTACTCGCCTTTTTATCCTTATTTCTTAATACACGCTTAGCATTTTGGGTAGCTTTTGGGCTTCCCGTAGCCTTTTTGGGGATGTTTATTTTTGCAGGCTCATTTGATGTGACTATAAATGTATTATCCCTATTCGGAATGATCATCGTAATTGGGATTCTGGTAGATGATGGTATTGTAATAGCAGAAAATATTTATCAACATTACGAAAAAGGAAAAACCCCGGTGCAGGCAGCAATAGATGGTACTATGGAAGTAATACCGCCCATTATTTCGGCTATTATTACTACGATACTTGCTTTTGGTATTTTTCTGTTTTTAGATGGTCGTATAGGAGAATTTTTTGGAGAGGTTTCTGTAGTTGTAATTCTCACATTAACAGTTTCTCTGATCGAAGCTTTGATTATTCTACCGGCCCATTTAGCACATTCTAAAGCGCTTAAACCACAAGATTCAAAACCTAAAACAGGAATTGGACAACTATTTGCAAAATTACGATATATCAATACGTTTGGAGATGCTATTATGCGATGGTTACGAGATAAAATCTATAGCCCGGCATTACGCTTTTCATTGCAAAATAAACTCTTTACGTTTTCGCTTTTTATTGTCCTTCTTTTTCTAACGATAGGTACTGTAGGAGGAGGAATTGTTCGAACTTCTTTTTTTCCTCAGATAGCAAGTGATCGAGTATCAATTAACCTGGCAATGCCCAACGGAACCAATGAAAAGATAACAGATAGTATCATCTCTTTGATAGCAGAAAAAGCTTGGGAAACGAATGAAGAACTAACAGAGCAATACCTAAAGGGACCCGAATATACAGGTAAGAAATTATTCAAAAATGTGATTACCAATATAGGTCCCGGATCGTCTTCGGCTTCACTAGTTGTTAATTTACTACCAGGAGAAGAGCGCCCAGATGCAGTAGGATCGGCTATGGTTACAGACCTTATAAGTGAAAAAATGGGAGAAGTAGCTGGTGTAGAAAGCCTTGTGTATGGTAGTGGAGGTAATTTTGGGGGAAGACCGGTTTCAGTTTCATTATTAGGGAATAATATAGCAGAGCTGAAAGCTGCTAAAGCTGAATTAAAAGGAGCATTAGTTAATAATTCATTACTGAAAGATGTTACAGATAATGACCCTGCAGGAATTAAAGAGATTCGCATAGAATTAAAAGAAAACGCATATTTACTGGGGTTAAATCTTCGGGATATTATGACGCAGGTTCGCGCAGGATTTTTCGGAGTGCAGGCACAACGTTTCCAACGTGGGCAGGATGAAATTAGAGTTTGGGTTCGATATGATCGGGATAATCGTTCTTCGATATCTAATCTTGATGATATGCGTATTACTACAATTAGTGGAGAACGAGTACCACTTAATGAAATTGCAACGTATAGCATAGAAAGAGGTGATGTAGCAGTTAATCATCTCGAAGGACGTCGTGAAATACAGATTTCTGCAGATTTAAAAGATGCAGAAACTACCAGTGCGACAGATATATTACAAGAAATTCGTACGGTGACTATGCCAGAGATTATTTCTAAATATCCAACGGTAACACCATCTTATGAAGGGCAAAATAGAGAAGCAGGTAAACTTTTGGGATCTTTGCGACCTGTGGGGCTTACCGTACTTGCATTGATTTATATAACCATTGCATTTACGTTTAGAAGCTATAGTCAACCATTATTACTCCTGTTACTTATTCCATTAAGTTTACCAGCAGTAGCTTTAGGGCATTGGGCACATAATTTTCCTATCAATATATTATCCATGTTAGGTATTATTGCTCTCATAGGGATTATGGTTAATGATGGCTTGGTACTTATTGGGAAATTTAATAGTAATCTTCGAGAGGGGTTGAGTTTTGACGAGTCAATTTATCAGGCAGGAAGATCACGTTTTCGAGCTATTTTTCTTACCTCACTTACTACTATTGCTGGATTAGCACCATTACTGTTAGAAAAAAGCAGGCAAGCGCAATTTTTAAAACCTATGGCCATTTCTATTGCCTATGGGATTGGTTTTGCGACCGTATTAACCCTATTGCTGTTACCTTTATTTTTATCATTTAGTAATAATGTGAAAGTAGGAACCAAGTGGTTAGTTACCGGAAACAAGATTACCAAAGAAGAAGTAGAACGCGCTATAAAAGAACAAAAAGAAGAGAATGAAGAGCATCATCAATAG
- a CDS encoding TolC family protein, which translates to MKSIINSKGSGILKLVFFLFLISGNVTSQQLTKQEAIRLTLENNFGILIATNNIEVAKNNKGVLNSGYLPTLTGNAGANYQSATSNTNFQGAIDQNTGEPRTDIKIEDAETQRYNAGLNLNYTLFDGLGRFYNYKRLKEQYNLTELQARETIENTILQLFSVYYEVARLSENVEILEETLRISKERILRSKYQFEYGQNTKLNVLNAEVDVANDSINLLNTRQQLVNTKRDLNVILDNDLAYEFEVDTIIKFIPKLEVEEYLSKSTENNITLLQNESNIRISNYDIKVSKSGYLPSIGLTGSYGWNESRNPPSTFFPGNVSDTYTLGAGVSLTWNLFDGGNTITRVKNAKIALDNQEIIKSQIEKEVNRDIANALGNYENRLSVYEIQQQNVITNQNNFERSQERFKLGQITSIEFRQAQINLILAETNKNSAKYDAKIAELQLLQLTGQLLNIEF; encoded by the coding sequence ATGAAGAGCATCATCAATAGCAAAGGAAGTGGTATACTAAAATTAGTATTCTTTCTGTTTTTGATTTCTGGAAATGTAACCAGTCAGCAATTAACAAAGCAGGAAGCCATACGACTCACCTTAGAAAATAACTTTGGAATATTGATCGCTACCAATAACATAGAAGTAGCAAAAAACAATAAAGGAGTGCTCAATTCTGGATACTTGCCTACGTTAACCGGTAATGCCGGAGCAAATTATCAATCGGCAACATCGAATACTAATTTTCAGGGAGCGATAGATCAGAACACGGGAGAACCACGAACAGATATCAAGATCGAAGATGCCGAAACACAACGGTATAATGCAGGATTAAACCTTAATTATACGTTATTTGATGGTTTAGGGCGATTTTATAATTATAAAAGATTAAAAGAGCAATATAACCTCACAGAACTACAAGCCAGAGAGACTATAGAAAATACAATCTTGCAATTGTTCTCTGTATACTATGAAGTAGCCAGGTTGTCTGAAAATGTAGAAATTCTCGAAGAAACACTTCGTATTTCGAAAGAACGTATTCTAAGATCTAAGTATCAGTTTGAGTATGGCCAGAATACAAAACTTAATGTGCTTAATGCAGAAGTTGATGTTGCCAATGATAGTATTAATTTACTAAATACAAGACAACAATTAGTAAATACAAAAAGAGACCTGAATGTGATTTTAGATAATGACCTTGCGTATGAATTTGAGGTAGATACCATTATAAAATTTATCCCAAAATTAGAGGTAGAGGAGTACCTATCAAAATCGACAGAGAATAACATAACACTTTTGCAAAATGAAAGTAACATTCGAATTAGCAATTATGATATTAAAGTGAGTAAATCTGGGTACTTACCTTCGATTGGATTAACGGGATCTTATGGTTGGAATGAAAGCCGAAATCCACCATCGACATTCTTCCCTGGTAATGTATCAGATACTTACACACTAGGAGCAGGAGTAAGTCTTACCTGGAATCTCTTTGACGGAGGAAATACGATTACCAGAGTAAAAAATGCAAAAATCGCATTGGATAATCAGGAAATTATAAAAAGTCAAATAGAGAAAGAAGTAAATAGAGATATTGCCAATGCACTGGGGAATTATGAAAACCGTTTGAGTGTGTATGAGATTCAGCAGCAGAATGTAATCACGAATCAAAATAATTTTGAGCGTTCTCAGGAGCGTTTTAAACTGGGACAAATAACTTCTATAGAATTCAGGCAGGCGCAGATCAATCTGATTTTGGCAGAGACTAATAAGAATTCGGCAAAATACGATGCTAAAATTGCAGAACTTCAGCTATTACAGTTAACGGGGCAACTACTTAATATAGAATTTTAA